In one window of Rhizobium oryzihabitans DNA:
- a CDS encoding M48 family metalloprotease — translation MAAAWSLLTASAVLLSSCQSLFSPAYQSTLRPSDNPQTVEEVQKNDPRAQMGAREHPRIVASYGGEYRDAKTERLVARIAGALTAVSENPQQSYRITILNSPAINAFALPGGYLYVTRGLLALANDASEVAAVLSHEMGHVTANHGIERQRREEAEVIASRVVAEVLSSDLAGKQALARGKLRLAAFSRQQELQADVIGVRMLGEAGYDPFASPRFLDSMAAYARFSSADPENDQSLDFLSSHPNTPQRIELARRHARAFGQEGQVGDRGRDWFLDGIDGLLYGDSPQEGYVRGQTFLHGTLGIRFDVPEGFVIDNKVEAVLATGPGDMAIRFDGVADPKQTTLANYLTSGWVAGLIPETVKETQINGLEAATARATADKWDFDVTVIRVGQQIFRFLTAVPKGNAQLDSIANVLRTSFRKMTPSEIASLKPLRVRVVTVKSGETVATIAARMMGTDRKLDMFRMINAMSATATLQPGQRVKIISE, via the coding sequence ATGGCTGCCGCGTGGTCTTTGCTGACGGCGTCCGCTGTGCTCCTGTCGTCGTGCCAGTCTCTCTTCAGCCCGGCCTACCAGTCCACCTTGCGCCCCTCGGACAATCCGCAGACCGTGGAAGAGGTGCAGAAGAACGATCCCCGTGCCCAGATGGGCGCGCGTGAACATCCGCGTATCGTGGCGAGTTATGGCGGCGAATATCGTGACGCGAAGACGGAGCGGCTCGTCGCGCGCATCGCCGGTGCTCTGACAGCCGTTTCGGAAAACCCGCAGCAGTCCTACCGCATCACCATCCTCAATTCGCCTGCCATCAACGCCTTTGCGCTGCCGGGCGGTTATCTCTACGTGACGCGCGGGCTTCTCGCGCTCGCCAACGATGCCTCGGAAGTCGCAGCCGTGCTGTCGCATGAGATGGGCCATGTCACCGCAAACCACGGTATCGAGCGCCAGCGCCGGGAAGAGGCGGAGGTGATTGCGAGCCGCGTGGTTGCCGAGGTTCTGTCGAGCGATCTTGCCGGCAAGCAGGCGCTTGCACGTGGCAAGCTGCGGCTCGCGGCCTTTTCGCGCCAGCAGGAATTGCAGGCGGATGTGATTGGCGTGCGCATGTTGGGTGAGGCCGGTTATGACCCCTTTGCATCGCCGCGTTTTCTGGATTCCATGGCCGCCTATGCGCGTTTTTCCTCGGCCGATCCGGAAAACGACCAGAGCCTCGACTTCCTTTCGAGCCACCCCAACACGCCGCAGCGCATCGAGCTTGCGCGCCGGCACGCCCGTGCCTTTGGCCAGGAGGGGCAGGTCGGGGACCGTGGGCGCGACTGGTTTCTGGATGGCATAGACGGCCTGCTTTATGGCGACAGCCCGCAGGAAGGTTACGTCAGGGGCCAGACGTTCCTCCACGGAACGCTCGGAATCCGCTTCGACGTGCCGGAAGGTTTCGTCATCGATAACAAGGTGGAGGCGGTGCTTGCAACGGGGCCGGGCGATATGGCGATCCGTTTCGACGGCGTGGCCGACCCGAAGCAGACCACCCTTGCCAATTATCTGACCAGCGGCTGGGTTGCCGGCCTGATACCGGAAACCGTGAAGGAAACGCAGATCAACGGCCTGGAAGCCGCCACAGCCCGGGCGACCGCCGACAAATGGGATTTCGACGTGACCGTCATTCGTGTCGGGCAACAGATATTCCGTTTCCTGACGGCGGTGCCGAAGGGCAATGCGCAGCTTGATTCCATCGCCAACGTGCTGCGCACAAGCTTCCGCAAGATGACTCCGTCGGAGATCGCTTCACTGAAGCCGCTGCGGGTGCGGGTGGTGACGGTGAAGTCCGGTGAAACCGTGGCAACGATCGCCGCGCGGATGATGGGGACCGACCGGAAGCTCGACATGTTCCGCATGATCAATGCGATGAGCGCCACCGCTACGCTTCAGCCCGGCCAGCGGGTGAAGATCATTTCGGAATAA
- the leuC gene encoding 3-isopropylmalate dehydratase large subunit yields the protein MSASSTLPRTLYDKIWDDHVVNRDPDGTCLLYIDRHLVHEVTSPQAFEGLRIAGRPVHSPTRTLAVVDHNVPTTADRLEGIKNEESRIQVEALAQNARDFGVEYYSERDKRQGIVHIVGPEQGFTLPGMTIVCGDSHTSTHGAFGALAHGIGTSEVEHVLATQTLIQKKAKNMLVRVDGKVPDGVTAKDIILAIIGEIGTAGGTGHVIEFAGEAIRSLSMEGRMTVCNMTIEGGARAGLIAPDETTFDYIKGKPRAPQGETLEQAIAYWKTLKSDEGAHYDKVVVLDAANLPPIVSWGSSPEDVTSVEGIVPNPDDIEEENKRTSKWRALDYMGLKPGTRITDIAIDRVFIGSCTNGRIEDLRAAAKIVDGRKVAPTVSAMIVPGSGLVKEQAEKEGLDKIFLEAGFEWREPGCSMCLAMNDDRLKPGERCASTSNRNFEGRQGYKSRTHLVSPAMAAAAAIAGHFVDVREWQ from the coding sequence ATGAGCGCATCCAGCACCCTGCCCCGCACCCTCTATGACAAGATCTGGGACGACCACGTCGTCAATCGTGATCCGGACGGTACCTGTCTTCTCTACATCGACCGTCACCTCGTCCATGAGGTGACGAGCCCGCAGGCCTTCGAAGGCCTGCGCATCGCCGGTCGACCGGTCCATTCGCCCACCCGCACACTCGCTGTCGTTGATCATAACGTGCCCACCACAGCCGACCGGCTGGAAGGCATCAAGAATGAGGAAAGCCGCATCCAGGTGGAAGCGCTTGCGCAGAACGCCAGGGATTTCGGTGTCGAATATTATTCCGAGCGTGACAAGCGCCAGGGCATCGTCCACATCGTCGGCCCTGAACAGGGCTTTACCCTGCCGGGCATGACGATCGTCTGCGGCGACAGCCACACCTCCACCCACGGCGCTTTCGGCGCGCTGGCGCATGGTATCGGCACGTCTGAAGTGGAGCATGTTCTGGCGACCCAGACACTGATCCAGAAGAAGGCCAAGAACATGCTGGTGCGTGTCGATGGCAAGGTTCCGGATGGCGTTACCGCCAAGGACATCATCCTCGCTATCATCGGTGAGATCGGCACGGCGGGTGGAACCGGCCATGTGATCGAATTTGCAGGCGAGGCGATCCGGTCACTCTCCATGGAAGGCCGCATGACGGTTTGCAACATGACCATCGAGGGCGGAGCCCGCGCCGGTCTGATCGCACCGGATGAGACCACCTTCGATTACATCAAGGGCAAGCCGCGCGCACCGCAGGGCGAAACGCTGGAACAGGCCATCGCCTATTGGAAAACGCTGAAATCCGACGAAGGCGCCCACTATGACAAGGTCGTGGTGCTCGACGCGGCCAACCTGCCGCCGATCGTCTCCTGGGGTTCTTCGCCTGAGGACGTGACTTCCGTAGAGGGCATCGTTCCCAATCCGGATGATATCGAGGAAGAAAACAAGCGTACTTCCAAGTGGCGTGCGCTGGATTATATGGGCCTGAAACCCGGCACACGCATCACCGATATTGCCATCGATCGCGTCTTCATCGGTTCCTGCACCAATGGTCGTATCGAGGATTTGCGTGCAGCCGCGAAGATCGTCGATGGCCGCAAGGTGGCTCCCACCGTTTCGGCCATGATTGTGCCCGGCTCCGGTCTCGTGAAGGAACAGGCGGAGAAGGAAGGTCTGGACAAGATCTTCCTCGAAGCCGGTTTTGAATGGCGCGAACCGGGATGCTCCATGTGCCTTGCCATGAATGACGACCGCCTGAAGCCCGGCGAACGCTGTGCCTCCACCTCGAACCGCAACTTCGAAGGCCGTCAGGGTTACAAGAGCCGCACCCACCTCGTCTCTCCCGCCATGGCGGCGGCAGCAGCCATCGCAGGTCATTTTGTCGATGTGCGTGAGTGGCAATAA
- a CDS encoding rhizobiocin, whose product MALTVTFGNGGASTVSSLTNLVDQEAYKLLTESTTQTKNGSSLDSGVVNVAAVAVPGSGAGGNVDVGYDASKNGFTFDVTSAWNSVKNVLAKSETSENLSFKDFVHVDVYLGGTGSSNVEVLNAKRGNITTGAGNDTVTVSVVSNDSGWVNAFNIDTGAGNDTITVKAGTAFNSASAAGTGGIAAGTNVVNGGAGVTDGSFTSVTINAGAGNDTIDLSGVKLASSLVTGGTGIDHIIASAGADTFVFNLGDMAKSIVTDTITGFNASMDKLKLVGTTISNWTVSTYEADTIVSYNVDGAHKGEKIVLEGVHLTGSDWFTA is encoded by the coding sequence ATGGCATTAACAGTAACCTTCGGTAATGGCGGTGCCTCCACGGTTTCATCGCTCACCAATCTGGTCGATCAGGAAGCTTATAAGCTCCTCACGGAATCCACGACGCAGACCAAGAACGGCTCCTCGCTCGATTCCGGCGTAGTCAACGTCGCGGCCGTCGCGGTTCCCGGCAGTGGTGCAGGCGGAAATGTCGATGTCGGATACGATGCCAGCAAGAACGGCTTCACCTTTGACGTAACGTCGGCATGGAACTCGGTGAAAAACGTTCTCGCCAAGTCCGAGACCTCTGAAAATCTTTCGTTCAAGGATTTCGTTCACGTTGACGTTTACCTTGGCGGCACAGGTTCTTCCAATGTCGAAGTTCTGAACGCCAAACGCGGCAATATCACCACCGGCGCTGGCAACGACACGGTCACCGTCTCCGTCGTTTCGAATGACAGTGGTTGGGTAAATGCCTTCAACATCGACACCGGTGCAGGCAACGACACCATCACCGTCAAGGCTGGCACGGCGTTCAACAGCGCCTCTGCTGCGGGCACGGGCGGTATTGCTGCCGGCACCAATGTTGTGAACGGTGGCGCTGGCGTCACCGACGGCAGCTTCACCTCCGTCACCATCAACGCTGGCGCCGGTAACGATACGATCGATCTCAGCGGCGTAAAGCTTGCTTCTTCGCTGGTAACGGGCGGCACGGGTATCGACCACATCATTGCAAGCGCTGGCGCCGATACCTTCGTCTTCAATCTCGGCGACATGGCCAAGAGCATTGTTACCGACACCATCACCGGCTTCAATGCGTCGATGGACAAGCTGAAGCTGGTCGGCACGACAATCAGCAACTGGACAGTGTCGACCTATGAGGCAGACACCATTGTAAGCTACAACGTCGATGGCGCGCACAAGGGCGAGAAAATCGTTCTTGAGGGTGTTCACCTGACAGGCAGCGACTGGTTCACTGCATAA
- a CDS encoding type I secretion system permease/ATPase, whose protein sequence is MLFFNSFLTKNESAFFAVGLASALMNILHLSGSLFMLEVYDRILPSKSIPSLVALVVLLVVLYAFLMGFDVLRGRILARISDNMDDALNQKLFRASISAPLVASAKVDALQIVGDLDQMRQFLSGPGPGAFFDIPWLPIYLLICFALHPWIGFAVLGGAVVLVILTLLTNWLTERATKQAYAVRGQRNVLVGSSQRNIESIKTMGMMGAVTSMWDGLHNQYRAVTLSTSDTAGMLGAISRTFRLLLQSGVMAIGAVLVIDGNASAGSIIAGSILSAKALGPVEHAIANWRGFMTARQGWKRVNEFLELVPEPVPPLSLPRPQFTVAVDRVTGGPPNGARDTVADISFTLNAGDGLGIIGPSASGKSTLARLITGIWPYERGSVRFDGAALNQWDFEVLGKSIGYMPQQVELMPGTVAQNIARFDRDATAESIVSAAKAAQVHELILNLPNGYDTYIGDRGEALSGGQKQRIGLARALFGEPFFVLLDEPNSNLDSEGEAALRNAIGDIRARGGIVVVIAHRPSAIESINLVMVMSNGRMFRFGTKEEVLAQILRQNIHQVPAAEEETRKIENRVSENG, encoded by the coding sequence ATGCTTTTTTTTAATTCTTTTTTAACAAAAAATGAGAGCGCTTTTTTTGCTGTTGGCCTTGCCAGCGCATTGATGAATATACTTCATCTTTCAGGCTCTCTCTTCATGCTGGAGGTCTACGACCGCATTCTGCCAAGCAAGAGTATTCCATCTCTTGTGGCGCTGGTCGTTCTCCTCGTGGTCCTCTATGCGTTTCTGATGGGCTTTGATGTTTTGCGAGGCCGGATATTGGCACGCATCTCGGACAATATGGATGACGCGCTCAATCAGAAGCTTTTCAGGGCATCGATCAGTGCGCCGCTGGTTGCCTCCGCTAAAGTCGACGCGCTGCAGATCGTTGGCGATCTCGATCAGATGCGTCAGTTTCTTTCCGGCCCCGGCCCCGGCGCGTTTTTCGATATTCCGTGGCTGCCGATCTATCTGCTGATCTGTTTTGCCCTGCATCCCTGGATCGGTTTTGCCGTGCTTGGCGGCGCGGTCGTCCTGGTTATACTGACGCTTCTGACCAACTGGCTGACGGAAAGGGCAACCAAGCAGGCTTATGCCGTGCGTGGGCAGAGAAACGTCCTCGTCGGCAGCAGCCAGCGCAACATCGAATCCATCAAAACCATGGGCATGATGGGGGCGGTGACATCGATGTGGGACGGTCTGCATAACCAGTACCGCGCCGTCACCCTGTCGACGTCAGATACGGCAGGCATGCTCGGAGCAATTTCCAGAACATTCCGCCTGCTGCTGCAGTCCGGCGTCATGGCCATTGGCGCCGTGCTTGTTATTGACGGGAATGCCTCAGCGGGCAGCATCATCGCGGGCTCGATCCTTTCGGCAAAGGCGCTTGGCCCTGTTGAACATGCGATTGCAAACTGGCGCGGCTTCATGACCGCGCGGCAGGGCTGGAAGCGCGTCAACGAATTTCTCGAACTGGTGCCGGAACCCGTTCCGCCGCTTTCCCTGCCGCGTCCGCAATTTACCGTGGCCGTTGATCGCGTAACCGGTGGCCCACCCAATGGCGCGCGCGACACCGTTGCCGATATCTCGTTCACATTGAATGCGGGCGATGGTCTTGGGATCATTGGCCCCAGTGCCTCCGGCAAATCCACGCTGGCGCGTCTCATAACCGGTATCTGGCCTTATGAGCGCGGCTCCGTGCGCTTCGATGGGGCGGCATTGAACCAGTGGGATTTCGAAGTTCTCGGCAAATCCATCGGTTATATGCCCCAGCAGGTGGAACTGATGCCGGGGACTGTGGCGCAGAACATCGCCCGCTTCGACCGTGATGCGACGGCGGAATCCATTGTATCCGCCGCCAAGGCCGCACAGGTGCACGAGCTCATCCTCAACCTGCCCAATGGTTACGATACCTATATTGGCGACCGCGGAGAGGCATTGTCAGGCGGGCAGAAACAGCGCATCGGCCTTGCACGCGCACTTTTCGGCGAGCCCTTCTTCGTGCTTCTCGACGAACCGAACTCCAATCTGGACAGCGAAGGCGAGGCCGCTTTGCGCAACGCCATCGGTGACATCAGGGCGCGGGGCGGCATCGTCGTCGTCATTGCCCATCGCCCCAGCGCCATCGAAAGCATCAATCTCGTAATGGTAATGAGCAATGGCCGGATGTTCCGCTTCGGCACCAAGGAAGAGGTGCTTGCGCAGATCCTGCGGCAGAATATCCATCAGGTACCGGCAGCAGAGGAAGAAACACGCAAGATCGAAAACCGGGTGAGCGAAAATGGCTGA
- the rplS gene encoding 50S ribosomal protein L19 yields MTNIIQQLEAEQAAKIEAKRTLPEFSPGDTLRVNVRVTEGNRTRVQAYEGVCIARSGGGLSESFTVRKISYGEGVERVFPIYSPLVEGVEIVRRGKVRRAKLYYLRDRRGKAARIVENTGTRARKLNESERQAVAEEKARLEAEKVAAAQALAAEKAAAEAAEAKAAEEAAKAAETAAE; encoded by the coding sequence ATGACCAATATCATTCAGCAGCTGGAAGCCGAACAGGCTGCCAAGATCGAAGCAAAGCGCACCCTGCCTGAGTTTTCTCCGGGCGATACGCTGCGCGTGAACGTGCGCGTTACCGAAGGTAACCGTACCCGCGTTCAGGCCTACGAAGGCGTTTGCATTGCCCGTTCCGGCGGTGGCCTTTCCGAAAGCTTCACCGTTCGCAAGATCTCCTACGGCGAAGGCGTCGAGCGCGTATTCCCGATCTACTCCCCGCTGGTCGAAGGCGTTGAGATCGTTCGCCGCGGTAAGGTTCGCCGCGCGAAGCTCTACTACCTGCGCGACCGTCGCGGCAAGGCTGCCCGTATCGTTGAAAACACCGGTACCCGCGCCCGCAAGCTGAACGAGTCCGAGCGTCAGGCCGTTGCCGAAGAAAAGGCACGTCTGGAAGCTGAAAAGGTAGCAGCAGCACAGGCTCTCGCCGCCGAGAAGGCAGCAGCCGAAGCAGCAGAAGCCAAGGCAGCGGAAGAAGCAGCGAAGGCTGCGGAAACTGCAGCGGAATAA
- a CDS encoding sulfite exporter TauE/SafE family protein: MSVFIVLMLFATGFLSGVVNAIAGGGTFLTFGAMTLAGLPPIVANATSAIVQFPGYITSVIAYGPEIRAHWREAILLSAVSVVGGLAGSLLLLSLDNPSFRQLVPWLLLAATVVFAAGPWLRPKASAERSPGNLPSLVFQGLASIYGGFFGAGMGIMMLAILGMTSGGSYHHLNALKNLLSVVIAVIAITIFVSGGVVSWWAALIMFPAAALGGYAGVHTARRVPQWIIRWLVIAVGLILTAYYFVST, encoded by the coding sequence ATGTCAGTTTTCATCGTTCTCATGCTGTTTGCGACCGGTTTCCTGTCGGGCGTCGTCAATGCGATTGCCGGTGGCGGCACTTTCCTGACCTTCGGAGCGATGACGCTTGCCGGCCTGCCGCCCATCGTCGCCAACGCCACGTCGGCGATCGTGCAGTTTCCGGGCTACATCACGTCGGTGATCGCCTACGGTCCGGAAATCCGTGCGCATTGGCGTGAAGCGATCCTCCTGTCTGCGGTTTCCGTCGTCGGCGGGCTGGCAGGGTCGCTGCTTCTGCTCTCGCTTGACAATCCCTCCTTCCGCCAGCTGGTGCCTTGGCTGCTTCTGGCGGCGACCGTCGTTTTCGCTGCCGGCCCATGGCTGCGGCCCAAGGCCAGTGCGGAACGGTCACCTGGTAATCTGCCGAGCCTCGTCTTTCAGGGGCTCGCCTCCATCTATGGCGGTTTTTTCGGGGCAGGAATGGGCATCATGATGCTGGCCATCCTCGGAATGACCTCGGGCGGCAGCTACCATCATCTGAACGCGCTGAAGAACCTCCTGTCGGTGGTGATCGCCGTCATCGCGATTACGATCTTCGTCAGTGGCGGCGTCGTTTCCTGGTGGGCGGCTCTCATCATGTTCCCGGCGGCTGCACTTGGCGGATATGCGGGCGTGCACACGGCAAGGCGGGTGCCGCAATGGATCATCCGCTGGCTGGTGATTGCGGTCGGGCTGATATTGACGGCCTATTACTTCGTTTCGACCTGA
- the trmD gene encoding tRNA (guanosine(37)-N1)-methyltransferase TrmD — translation MTFKATVLTLYPEMFPGHLGYSLAGKALEREQWSLEAVQIREFATDRHRSVDDTPAGGGAGMVLKPDILAAAIDHVSNGDTRPRLLMSPRGKPLSQDRVRELAAGDGAIIVCGRFEGVDQRVIEARGLEEVSIGDYILSGGEPAALTLLDAIVRILPGVMGNDLSGVHESFEGGLLEHPHYTRPQVWEGRDIPAVLTSGNHAVIDKWRHEQALALTKERRPDLLKKAQVETK, via the coding sequence ATGACGTTCAAGGCTACCGTTCTGACGCTCTACCCGGAAATGTTTCCGGGGCACCTGGGATATTCGCTGGCGGGCAAGGCGCTGGAGCGCGAGCAATGGTCGCTTGAGGCCGTGCAGATCCGCGAATTCGCCACCGACAGGCACAGAAGCGTCGATGACACGCCGGCAGGCGGTGGCGCCGGCATGGTGCTGAAACCCGACATTCTCGCAGCCGCCATCGACCATGTTTCCAATGGCGATACGCGACCGCGCCTGCTGATGAGCCCGCGCGGCAAGCCACTGTCGCAGGATCGTGTGCGCGAACTGGCGGCGGGCGACGGCGCGATCATCGTGTGCGGACGCTTCGAAGGTGTCGACCAGCGGGTCATAGAGGCACGCGGGCTGGAGGAAGTGTCGATCGGCGACTACATCCTCTCCGGCGGTGAACCTGCGGCGTTGACGCTTCTGGACGCCATCGTCCGCATTCTGCCGGGCGTGATGGGCAACGATCTGTCCGGCGTTCATGAAAGCTTCGAAGGCGGGCTTCTGGAGCACCCGCATTATACCCGGCCACAGGTCTGGGAAGGCCGTGACATTCCTGCCGTTCTCACCTCCGGCAACCATGCCGTCATCGACAAGTGGCGGCACGAGCAGGCGCTGGCGCTGACGAAGGAAAGACGGCCAGATCTTCTCAAAAAAGCTCAGGTCGAAACGAAGTAA
- the rimM gene encoding ribosome maturation factor RimM (Essential for efficient processing of 16S rRNA), with protein MAKLENPVLMAKIGGAQGLRGEVRVSTYTADPMALGDYGNLVTADGRIFEILEVREGKNVVVVRFRGVNDRNAAESLNGLELFIDRDNLPDDELDDDEFYYADLEGLEAVDAEGKSYGAVSAVYDFGAGDLLELKGAGRRPALIPFSESAVLEIDLEGGRILIDPMAAGLIDNPDDKDETGGSPFGKK; from the coding sequence ATGGCAAAGCTGGAAAACCCGGTACTCATGGCAAAGATCGGCGGCGCGCAGGGTCTGCGCGGCGAAGTCCGTGTCAGCACCTATACGGCCGATCCGATGGCGCTCGGCGATTATGGCAATCTGGTCACCGCCGATGGCCGTATCTTCGAAATTCTGGAGGTTCGCGAGGGCAAGAATGTGGTCGTCGTCCGTTTCAGGGGCGTCAACGATCGCAATGCGGCGGAAAGCCTGAACGGTCTGGAACTGTTCATCGACCGCGACAATCTTCCTGACGACGAACTTGATGACGACGAGTTTTATTATGCCGATCTCGAAGGGTTGGAAGCCGTCGATGCCGAAGGCAAAAGTTATGGCGCCGTCAGCGCCGTTTACGATTTCGGCGCGGGTGACCTGCTGGAACTCAAAGGCGCTGGCCGCCGACCCGCGCTCATTCCGTTTTCCGAATCTGCCGTGCTTGAAATCGATCTGGAAGGCGGCCGTATTCTCATCGATCCCATGGCTGCCGGCCTGATCGACAATCCGGACGACAAAGACGAAACCGGCGGATCGCCGTTCGGCAAGAAATAA
- the rpsP gene encoding 30S ribosomal protein S16, whose translation MALKIRLARGGSKKRPYYQIVVADARSPRDGRFLEKVGSWNPMLAKDNPQRVELKADLIKEWIAKGAQPTDRVLRFLAEAGLAERAARSNPEKALPGKRALERVAEKKQKAEDAAAAAAEASAAE comes from the coding sequence ATGGCACTTAAAATTCGTCTCGCACGCGGTGGTTCCAAGAAGCGCCCGTATTACCAGATCGTCGTTGCTGACGCCCGTTCGCCCCGCGACGGCCGTTTCCTCGAGAAGGTCGGTTCCTGGAACCCGATGCTCGCCAAGGACAACCCGCAGCGCGTTGAGCTGAAGGCTGACCTCATCAAGGAATGGATCGCCAAGGGCGCACAGCCGACCGACCGCGTTCTGCGCTTCCTCGCAGAGGCCGGCCTTGCCGAGCGCGCCGCTCGCAGCAACCCGGAAAAGGCACTGCCGGGCAAGCGCGCCCTGGAACGCGTCGCAGAAAAGAAGCAGAAGGCTGAAGATGCAGCCGCTGCTGCTGCGGAAGCCTCTGCCGCAGAATAA
- a CDS encoding chorismate mutase, protein MNNTEVKTQLSEYRQSIDNIDAALVHILAERFRCTKAVGVLKAKYNLPPADPAREEYQIERLRHLAKDANLDPDFAEKFLNFIIKEVIRHHEAIAAEHGGTEKTA, encoded by the coding sequence GTGAACAATACAGAAGTGAAAACCCAGCTTTCCGAATACCGCCAGTCGATCGACAATATCGATGCCGCACTGGTCCATATTCTTGCCGAACGTTTCCGCTGTACCAAGGCGGTGGGCGTGCTGAAGGCAAAGTACAATTTGCCGCCGGCCGACCCGGCGCGCGAGGAATACCAGATCGAACGCCTTCGCCATCTGGCGAAGGATGCCAATCTGGACCCGGATTTCGCCGAGAAGTTCTTGAACTTCATCATCAAGGAAGTCATCCGGCATCATGAAGCAATCGCCGCCGAACATGGCGGCACCGAAAAGACCGCCTGA
- the ffh gene encoding signal recognition particle protein, whose amino-acid sequence MFENLQDRLGSILNGLTGRGALTEADVAAALREVRRALLEADVALEVVRSFTDRVREKAVGAAVLKSIKPGQMVVKIVHDELVEMLGTEGVSIDLHAAAPVVIMMVGLQGSGKTTTTGKIAKRLTDREKKKVLMASLDTRRPAAQEQLRQLGVQTGVDTLPIIAGQSPTDIAARAVQAAKLGGHDVVILDTAGRTHIDEPLMLEMADIKKKSNPHEILLVADSLTGQDAVNLARNFDERVGITGLVLTRMDGDGRGGAALSMRAVTGKPIKLIGIGERMNELDEFHPRRIADRILGMGDIVSLVEKAAENIDAEKARSMAEKMAKGKFDLNDLADQLGQMKKMGGMGGIMGLMPGMAGMKDKMASAGMNDKMFDRQIAIISSMTKAERANPDILKHSRKKRIAAGSGTDAAEINKLLKMHRGMADMMKAMGGKGKGGIMKQMMGGLAGKMGLGGLGGGMPDLSNIDPKQLEALQKQAEAAGLGKPGAMPGLGGLPGGLPGLGGAKLPGLGGMPGLPGFPKKK is encoded by the coding sequence ATGTTTGAAAACCTCCAGGACCGCCTTGGTTCCATTCTGAATGGACTGACCGGCCGTGGCGCGCTGACGGAAGCCGACGTTGCCGCCGCCCTGCGCGAGGTTCGCCGTGCGCTTCTGGAAGCGGACGTTGCGCTGGAAGTCGTGCGTTCCTTCACCGACAGAGTGCGTGAAAAGGCTGTTGGTGCCGCCGTCCTGAAGTCCATCAAGCCTGGCCAGATGGTCGTCAAGATCGTGCATGACGAACTTGTCGAGATGCTCGGCACCGAAGGCGTCTCGATCGACCTGCATGCGGCCGCCCCGGTCGTCATCATGATGGTCGGTCTGCAGGGTTCGGGCAAGACCACCACCACCGGCAAGATCGCCAAGCGCCTGACGGACCGCGAGAAGAAGAAGGTGCTGATGGCATCTCTCGACACGCGCCGTCCCGCAGCCCAGGAACAGCTTCGCCAGCTCGGCGTGCAGACCGGCGTCGACACGCTGCCCATTATCGCCGGCCAGTCGCCGACCGATATCGCCGCGCGTGCCGTGCAGGCTGCAAAACTCGGCGGCCATGACGTCGTCATTCTCGACACCGCCGGCCGCACCCATATCGACGAACCCTTGATGCTGGAAATGGCCGACATCAAGAAGAAGTCCAACCCGCATGAAATCCTGCTGGTCGCGGATTCGCTGACCGGTCAGGACGCCGTCAATCTCGCGCGCAATTTCGATGAGCGCGTCGGCATCACCGGCCTCGTGCTCACCCGTATGGATGGCGATGGACGCGGCGGCGCGGCCCTCTCCATGCGCGCCGTTACCGGCAAGCCGATCAAGCTGATCGGTATCGGCGAGCGCATGAACGAACTCGACGAGTTCCATCCGCGCCGTATCGCCGACCGTATTCTCGGCATGGGTGACATCGTCTCGCTGGTCGAGAAGGCCGCCGAAAACATCGATGCGGAAAAAGCCCGCTCCATGGCCGAGAAAATGGCCAAGGGCAAGTTCGACCTCAACGATCTCGCCGACCAGCTTGGCCAGATGAAGAAGATGGGCGGCATGGGCGGCATCATGGGGCTGATGCCCGGCATGGCCGGCATGAAGGATAAGATGGCTTCGGCCGGCATGAACGACAAGATGTTCGACCGCCAGATCGCCATCATCTCCTCCATGACCAAGGCGGAACGCGCCAATCCCGATATTCTGAAGCACAGCCGCAAGAAGCGCATCGCCGCCGGTTCCGGCACGGATGCCGCTGAAATCAACAAGCTTCTGAAGATGCATCGCGGCATGGCCGACATGATGAAGGCCATGGGCGGCAAGGGCAAAGGCGGCATCATGAAGCAGATGATGGGCGGCCTTGCCGGCAAGATGGGCCTCGGTGGCCTTGGCGGCGGCATGCCTGATCTGTCGAATATCGATCCGAAGCAGCTTGAAGCGCTCCAGAAGCAGGCTGAAGCCGCCGGTCTCGGCAAGCCGGGCGCAATGCCCGGTCTTGGTGGTCTGCCGGGCGGATTGCCGGGTCTGGGTGGCGCCAAGCTGCCCGGTCTTGGCGGCATGCCGGGCCTGCCCGGCTTTCCGAAAAAGAAGTGA